A region from the Oncorhynchus keta strain PuntledgeMale-10-30-2019 chromosome 5, Oket_V2, whole genome shotgun sequence genome encodes:
- the LOC118378068 gene encoding histone-lysine N-methyltransferase SETD1A-like isoform X1: MDPDSEPDTQRALSLQWKSYKLVQDPAIRRVNNKIYRYDGVHFSVPDSGFPPVGDLRDPRPRRIWSRHTEMALPVPKFKLDEFYVGPIPLKEVTFARLNDNIKEPFLAEMCAKFGEVEEMEILFHPKTRKHLGLARVLFTSTRGAKDTVKQLHNTSVMGNIIHAQLDIKGQQRQKYYDLIVSGSYTPQTVPTGGKALTERFQPPAPTQPDTSSDIRRRLSSEIAGLAAGLAAGVPALTPGSTTPCSVDTGFSEQRLDTTPSSMGGPYTPGSSASSQGGGTPYTPRSVSQDSGYAVARQVGYSAGPLTSGYPPQDMLPSSSCSSSTVSSSVGAYKAPRYSEDPHAPPQDPYQRCRPTYPPTGPFRPNEPPLYPTYPNAGGAGQHMAHHPAMPPPPPAPQYEQPPLADRDRERDRERDRDSGGRYGAGGTGSRRSSYQEANSSSKYSHHSHHSERERGYRRDSLGSREHGRHRNHHSHNHSSSSSSSRRRSSHDRDSRERDRDSDYSNSSDPRFNSNSHRSSSNSLSPPPSAYPSYSSSKDQPPPHNPSVSSRLEPPSVYRAQPSAGSGERGSVSDKDPRSHHTPLPPPPPPPLPPASVIAAAVAETLSALDFGQESPVREETWTKPKRRPTTPPPPPQHPSTPPSSPPHSSIASSSTSPSSTSLPHHLPSSTSLSPPPQRDSSSPEPDSTNESLPFVYHSSSLDSRIEMLLKEQKAKFSFLPSDEDEEEDRKEERQREKVAGEGGAGKGGAAGEGRSNKQREQVGEKDRRRRQGGDGGGQQRRKGERDRDGRRGRKQRTGGEGRKSPTVVAQATPSSTFSPRVPTTDDHTSLHGTGPLREETAQPEPIDPRTRQGAQTPPYNGKSQSSPHSSGEDMEISDEDEEHTITAVTTHHATPSSVSSPSSSQAPLPSQTDPSASPSDPTQHFGTSMPVPPIPSYPPHLPPPGFSLQPPPPPCIPPPLGHMELHPEYPPHMPPHMYDYASSMELMNQYSGGAPMSFQMQTQMLSRLHQLRMSSSNGTAAPGDAPPSDYYHSMPPPPHSHHPYMDQEGGGYEQDQHYMPSHMPYAYPGPSQMPHHHAIPPPHTGWAPHVLPEHYAYHTPPPYGRMPPVGGEAQYGAEGDPQMPLLTENPHEATVQLVLATLIQEMKSIMQRDLNRKMVENIAFGTFDEWWERKETKAKPFQTMVRGVAAVRDEDKKEENKASSKPREPLMSLVDWAKSGGMEGFSLRGALRLPSFKVKRKEPLELAEVGEMKRPKTPPEDDDEDSYHDKGLEGRMADGEGHMAERDSRRRKKKTRSRKPWDLDSEGEETSDGSSSDKEDEEEGSDKGSEDEALSADSDDESLSSSTESSSSSTSSSSSSSEDEDEEEGEQAGSGLDTMDESTMDSTALDTEKGDDREKSAAAVPKAPLSAEIKAEIAASKKDSSTLSSNARPPAPRPSSPIVIVPPLKKRRKTVSFSTGESDYKPHLPTVPLSPPPSTASPLLSHMKSHLPDSIFIASTFGTTPSKTLSLLPFASKPGEGNALSPSPVLTVPLPVRPEDSKNSPVPLVSPPITPTKSPNKRGASPKSPAPVWVCRTVQNLPLDHASMVKMAFEEAPPPVTKGRGRGRPRTVSLSTPTPPPSFHTLREEEEGLLRLGEQLGASSLLQQGSAPMVDLSVLADVALKLDPDAGDSEETETSDEAEEQKMEEEMLLSPKALPLVMDPHGLSALQEHNYSKAPFHLIPAQKRSVSKQESGVLLPADFNHHAISGVLEAPEEVIGEPLPSRDRHQAEYLSGMGLLCEDGDMAKASVLTSLTPSAKRKGMAVRGSELEEMGKEKNKKRRRKDKENLVLQTKKQKEHQTKKQKRKLEEEDLEEDVDVEQLEPGELSNTEDEEEWDDVRKSERLFLQEAGLTSSQRWPKPIPAPEPVTFDQRSEFEQMTILYDIWNSGLDMEDMTLLKTTYEKLLQDDHSTDWLNDTHWVHHTVTNIPNPRRKKKSADGQLREHVTGCARSEGYYAISRKEKDVYLDLELPEQALLEAADYDASGSNRLLSERRSEQRRLLSAIGIPAVMDSDLLKLNQLKFRKKKLRFGRSRIHEWGLFTMEPIAADEMVIEYVGQNIRQMVADNREKRYAQQGIGSSYLFRVDHDTIIDATKLGNLARFINHCCTPNCYAKVITIESQKKIVIYSKQAIGMNEEITYDYKFPLEENKIPCLCGTENCRGTLN; the protein is encoded by the exons ATGGATCCAGACAGTGAGCCGGATACACAACGAGCTCTCAGTTTGCAATGGAAGAGCTATAAGCTCGTCCAAGACCCAGCCATCCGGAGGGTTAACAACAAAATATACCGATACGATGGGGTGCATTTCAGTGTGCCG GACTCGGGGTTCCCCCCAGTGGGAGATTTGCGGGACCCTCGACCTCGTAGAATCTGGTCCAGGCACACAGAGATGGCCCTGCCAGTGCCCAAGTTCAAA CTGGATGAGTTCTACGTGGGCCCCATTCCCCTCAAAGAGGTGACCTTTGCTCGCctcaatgacaacatcaaggaACCCTTCCTGGCTGAGATGTGCGCAAAGTTTGGAGAGGTGGAGGAAATGGAGATATTGTTTCACCCCAAGACCCGTAAGCACCTGGGCCTGGCCCGCGTGCTCTTCACCAGCACCAGGGGGGCGAAGGACACGGTCAAACAGCTGCACAACACCTCCGTCATGGGTAACATCATTCATGCTCAGCTGGACATCAAAG GCCAGCAGAGGCAGAAGTATTATGACCTGATAGTGAGTGGCTCCTACACGCCCCAGACTGTGCCCACAGGAGGCAAGGCCCTGACAGAGCGGTTCCAGCCCCCAGCGCCAACACAACCAGACACG TCGTCAGATATCAGGCGGAGACTGTCCTCTGAGATAGCTGGCCTGGCTGCGGGCTTGGCTGCAGGGGTACCGGCTCTCACCCCTGGGAGCACTACCCCCTGCTCTGTGGACACAGGCTTCAGTGAGCAACGTCTAGATACGACCCCCTCCTCCATGGGGGGGCCCTACACCCCAGGCTCCTCCGCTTCCTCACAGGGAGGAGGAACGCCCTACACCCCTCGCTCTGTCTCACAGGACTCGGGCTACGCTGTTGCCAG ACAAGTTGGATACAGTGCAGGCCCATTGACCAGTGGCTACCCTCCCCAGGACAtgcttccctcctcctcctgctcctcctctactgtctcctcctcAGTCGGGGCATACAAAGCTCCCCGGTACTCGGAGGACCCCCATGCACCTCCTCAAGATCCCTACCAAAGGTGTCGCCCCACATACCCCCCTACCGGCCCTTTCCGTCCTAACGAGCCCCCGCTCTACCCCACATACCCAAACGCTGGAGGGGCTGGACAGCACATGGCACACCACCCTGCAATGCCTCCCCCACCTCCTGCACCCCAGTACGAGCAGCCCCCTCTGGCAGaccgggacagagagagggacagagagcgggaCAGGGACTCAGGAGGGCGGTACGGTGCCGGTGGGACTGGCTCTAGAAGGTCATCTTACCAGGAGGCCAACTCTTCCTCCAAGTATTCCCACCACTCGCATcactcagagagggagagaggctacAGACGGGACAGCCTGGGCTCCAGAGAACACGGCAGACACCGTAACCACCACTCGCACAAtcacagcagtagtagtagcagcagccggCGACGGAGCAGCCACGACCGAGAcagcagggagagggacagagacagcgACTACTCAAACAGCTCCGACCCCAGATTCAACTCCAACTCCCACCGCTCATCCTCCAACAGTCTGTCCCCGCCTCCATCTGCCTacccctcctactcctcctccaaaGACCAACCCCCTCCCCacaacccctctgtctcctcccgcTTAGAGCCCCCCTCAGTGTATCGTGCCCAGCCTAGTGCTGGTTCTGGGGAGAGGGGTTCTGTGTCTGACAAGGACCCCCGATCACACCACACCCCTCTGCCgccccctccaccacctcccctcccccctgCCTCTGTGATAGCGGCGGCTGTAGCAGAGACGCTCAGCGCCCTTGACTTTGGCCAGGagagcccagtcagagaggagacgtGGACCAAGCCTAAACGCCggcccaccaccccacctcctcctcctcaacatccctccacccctccctcttctccacccCACTCCTCCATCGCTTCCTCCTCCACttcaccctcctccacctccctcccacaCCATCTCCCCTCGTCCActtccctctccccacccccccaGCGAGACTCCTCCTCCCCGGAGCCAGATTCCACCAATGAGAGCCTGCCATTTGTCTACCACAGCAGCAGCTTAGACTCTCGTATTGAGATGCTACTGAAAGAGCAGAAAGCTAAGTTCTCCTTCCTGCCCTCCGATGAAGACGAGGAAGAGGACAGAAaggaagaaaggcagagagagaaggtggcaggagagggaggagcagggaaGGGAGGAGCAGCAGGCGAGGGCAGGAGCAATAAGCAGAGGGAGCAGGTTGGGGAGAAAGACAGGCggaggagacaaggaggagatggtggaggccagcagaggaggaaaggagagagggatagagacggccgtagagggaggaagcagagaacggggggagaggggaggaagagtcCCACTGTGGTAGCACAAGCtaccccctcctccaccttctctccccGCGTCCCCACCACAGATGACCATACTAGTCTCCATGGAACAGGACCTCTACGGGAGGAGACAGCCCAACCTGAACCTATTGATCCAAGGACCAGACAAGGGGCACAGACACCCCCCTACAATGGAAAGAGTCAG TCATCCCCTCATTCCTCTGGGGAAGACATGGAGATCTCCGACGAGGATGAAGAACACACCATTACAGCAGTGACCACCCACCACGCCACTCCTTCCTCCGTCTCTTCTCCATCTTCTTCCCAGGCCCCCCTGCCCTCCCAGACAgacccctctgcctccccctctgacCCCACACAGCACTTTGGCACGTCCATGCCTGTTCCACCCATTCCCTCTTacccccctcacctccctcccccgGGCTTTTCCCTGcagccccctccacccccctgCATCCCCCCACCGCTGGGCCACATGGAGCTGCACCCTGAGTACCCTCCTCACATGCCCCCACACATGTATGACTATGCCAGCAGTATGGAGCTGATGAACCAGTACAGTGGTGGAGCCCCCATGTCCTTCCAGATGCAGACCCAGATGCTGAGTCGGCTACACCAGCTGAGGATGTCCTCCTCTAATGGCACCGCTGCCCCTGGCGACGCCCCCCCTTCAGACTACTACCACTCCATGCCCCCTCCCCCACACTCCCACCACCCCTACATGGACCAAGAAGGGGGTGGCTATGAGCAGGATCAGCACTACATGCCCTCCCACATGCCCTATGCCTACCCTGGCCCCTCTCAGATGCCCCACCACCACGCCATCCCCCCTCCACACACGGGCTGGGCCCCGCATGTCTTACCCGAACACTACGCGTACCACACCCCTCCGCCCTATGGGAGAATGCCTCCTGTGGGGGGAGAGGCCCAGTACGGGGCGGAGGGGGACCCCCAAATGCCCCTGCTAACAGAGAACCCCCACGAGGCAACAGTGCAGCTGGTGCTGGCCAccctcatacaggagatgaagagCATCATGCAGAGGGACCTCAACCGCAAGATGGTGGAGAACATCGCCTTTGGAACCTTTGACGAGTGGTGGGAGCGCAAGGAGACCAAAGCCAAG CCGTTCCAGACCATGGTTCGGGGTGTGGCTGCAGTGAGGGACGAGGACAAGAAGGAGGAGAACAAGGCCAGCAGCAAGCCCCGGGAGCCCCTCATGTCTCTGGTGGACTGGGCCAAGAGTGGAGGAATGGAAGGCTTCTCACTGAGAGGGGCGCTACGACTACCATCATTCAAG GTGAAGAGGAAAGAACCTCTGGAGCTAGCAGAGgtaggagagatgaagagacccAAGACACCGCCAGAGGATGACGACGAAG aCTCGTACCATGACAAGGGTCTAGAGGGAAGAATGGCAGATGGGGAGGGCCACATGGCTGAGAGGGACAGCAGGCGGAGGAAGAAGAAGACGAGAAGTCGTAAACCTTGGGACCTGGACAGCGAAGGAGAAGAGACTTCTGATGGTTCTTCTTCAGATAag gaggatgaggaggagggaagtGACAAGGGGTCTGAAG ATGAGGCCTTGAGTGCGGACAGCGATGATGAGAGCCTCTCCTCATCCACAGAGAGTTCTTCCTCCTCaacatcctcatcctcctcttcctctgaagacgaggatgaggaggaaggagagcaggCCGGCAGTGGACTGGACACCATGGATGAGTCTACGATGGACAGCACAGCTCTGGACACAGAGAAGGGGGATGACCG AGAAAAGTCTGCAGCTGCTGTTCCAAAAGCACCGCTCAGCGCCGAGATCAAAGCTG AAATTGCTGCCAGCAAGAAGGATTCATCAACACTCAGCTCAAACGCTCGTCCACCAGCCCCCCGCCCCTCCTCCCCAATTGTCATTGTGCCTCCTCTCAAGAAGCGAAGGAAGACCGTCTCGTTCTCTACCGGGGAGAGCGACTACAAACCCCACCTTCCAACTGTCCCCTTGTCCCCACCTCCctccactgcctctcctctcttgtcccaCATGAAATCTCACCTTCCAGACTCCATTTTCATCGCCTCCACATTTGGAACCACCCCCTCCAAGActctctcactcctcccctttGCCTCCAAACCAGGCGAAGGCaatgccctctctccctcccctgttctcactgttcccttGCCTGTACGCCCCGAAGACTCAAAAAATAGCCCTGTCCCTCTGGTGTCCCCCCCAATCACCCCCACCAAGTCCCCCAACAAACGGGGGGCCTCCCCCAAATCCCCCGCTCCAGTGTGGGTGTGTCGCACCGTGCAGAACCTCCCTCTGGACCACGCCTCCATGGTCAAGATGGCCTTTGAGGAGGCCCCGCCCCCTGTCACAAAGGGCCGGGGCAGGGGACGCCCCAGGACTGTCAGCCTGTcgacccccacccctcccccctccttccacaccctcagagaggaggaggagggactgcTGAGACTTGGTGAACAGCTGGGAGCATCCAGCCTGCTACAGCAGGGCTCGGCGCCTATGGTCGATCTGTCTGTCCTGGCTGATGTGGCCCTGAAGCTGGACCCAGACGCTGGAGACTCAGAAGAGACGGAGACGTCAGACGAGGCAGAGGAgcagaagatggaggaggagatgctCCTCTCTCCCAAAGCCCTCCCCCTGGTTATGGACCCACATGGCCTGTCTGCCCTGCAGGAACACAACTATTCCAAAGCCCCCTTCCACCTCATCCCTGCCCAAAAGAGGAGTGTCTCCAAACAGGAGTCTGGGGTGCTCCTCCCTGCAGACTTCAACCATCACGCCATCTCTGGGGTGCTGGAAGCTCCTGAGGAGGTCATAGGGGAACCCCTGCCCTCTAGGGACAGACACCAGGCTGAGTACCTGTCTGGCATGGGGCTTCTGTGTGAGGATGGAGACATGGCCAAGGCCTCTGTGCTGACATCTCTCACCCCATCAGCCAAGAGGAAGGGAATGGCGGTGAGGGGCAGTGAACtggaggagatggggaaagagaagaacaagaagaggaggaggaaagataaGGAAAATCTGGTGTTGCAAACGAAAAAGCAGAAGGAACATCAGACCAAGAAACAGAAGAGGAAACTAGAG GAGGAGGACCTGGAGGAGGATGTAGACGTAGAGCAGCTGGAGCCGGGTGAGCTGTCTAACACTGAGGACGAGGAAGAGTGGGACGATGTGAGGAAGAGCGAGCGCCTCTTCCTCCAGGAGGCCGGGTTGACTTCGTCGCAGCGTTGGCCCAAGCCCATCCCTGCCCCGGAGCCCGTCACGTTTGACCAGCGCAGCGAGTTTGAGCAGATGACCATCCTGTACGACATCTGGAACTCTGGTCTAGACATGGAGGACATGACGCTGCTGAAGACGACCTACGAGAAGCTGCTGCAGGACGACCACAGCACCGACTGGCTCAACGACACACACTGGGTCCACCACACTG TTACCAACATCCCCAACCCGCGGCGTAAGAAGAAGAGTGCAGACGGGCAGCTGCGGGAGCACGTGACAGGCTGTGCCAGGAGCGAGGGCTACTACGCCATCAGCAGGAAGGAGAAGGATGTCTACCTGGATCTGGAACTGCCTGAGCAGGCCCTACTGGAGGCTGCCGACTACGACGCCTCG GGCTCAAACCGTCTGCTGTCAGAGAGACGGTCGGAGCAGCGCCGCCTCCTCAGTGCCATAGGCATCCCTGCAGTCATGGACTCTGACCTGCTCAAACTCAATCAGCTCAAG TTCCGGAAGAAGAAGCTTCGATTTGGCCGCAGTAGGATCCATGAATGGGGCCTGTTCACCATGGAACCCATTGCTGCTGATGAGATGGTCATTGAGTATGTGGGCCAGAATATTAGACAG ATGGTGGCTGACAACAGAGAGAAGCGTTATGCCCAGCAGGGCATTGGGAGCAGCTACCTGTTCAGAGTGGACCACGACACCATCATTGATGCTACCAAGTTAGGCAACCTGGCACGCTTCATCAACCACTGCTGCACT CCTAACTGCTATGCAAAGGTGATCACCATAGAATCCCAGAAGAAGATTGTGATCTACTCCAAGCAGGCCATTGGCATGAATGAAGAGATTACCTATGACTACAAGTTCCCTCTAGAGGAAAATAAGATTCCCTGTCTGTGTGGAACAGAGAACTGCCGTGGGACCCTCAACTAA